CGTGCAGGCGTTGCGGCGGCGCTGGTGCAGGTGCCCCTGCGCTATATGCATTCGCCGGTGGAGGTTTTGTCGCTGGCCGATATCGAGGCCACCATTCGTCTGTTGACGGGGGTGATTTACCGGCTGGACAGTGACTTTTCCATTATTCCTAATTAAACGGTGAGGTTTTGCAGCCGGATTTTTTGTCGATTCAATCCGGCTCGGCTTGGATACCCTTTTGTTACGGAGCGCTGAGTTCGCGGAGACATTCTTATGGAAAATTCGGGGTTCTCCGCGGACTCCGCGGTGGTTTTGTATTGTGCGGGGTGGTGCCTTTTCGGATAGTGAAAATAAGTTTGACACAGGGCCTAACTTAGGGATAGCATGCTCGATTAATATTTTCACCCTATCAATACCAAGGAGATGGCGATGCAGGCTCCCAGCGACATCATAGAAGGTCTTACTTTTGACGACGTTTTGCTCATTCCCGCACATTCGACTGTGCTGCCCAAAGAAGTGGATCTTACCACGCAATTGACGCGTAATATCCGGCTTAACGTCCCGCTGCTGTCTGCCGCCATGGATACCGTGACCGAATCGCGTGCTGCCATCGGCATGGCGCGTGAGGGGGGGATGGGGATCATTCACAAGAACATGACGCCGGAGGAGCAGGGCCTGGAAGTGGATCAGGTCAAAAAATCCGAAAGCGGCATGATTGTCGATCCCATCACCATGGAGCCGGAACAGAAAATCTACCAGGCTCTGGAAGTGATGGAAAAATACCGTATCTCCGGTGTGCCCATCACCAGTAAAGGCAAACTGGTGGGTATCCTCACCAATCGCGATCTACGTTTCGAAACTCAGCTCGATCAACCCATCGCCAATGTCATGACCAAAGAAAACCTGGTCACCGTACCGCCCGGCACCACCCTCGAAGAAGCCAAGTATCATCTGCATAAACATCGTATCGAAAAACTGCTGGTGGTCGATGCGCAATACCATCTTAAAGGCTTGATCACCATCAAGGATATCGAGAAAGTACGCAAATACCCATTTGCCTGCAAGGATGATATCGGTCGCCTGCGTGTCGGCGCCGCGGTCGGCGTCGGTGCCGACCGTGAAGAACGTCTCGAGGCCTTGGTACGTGCCGGCGTCGATGTGGTGATACTCGATACCGCGCATGGCCATTCACAGGCTGTTATCGATGCCGTGATCGATACGCGGCGCGCCTATCCCGATTTACAGCTGATCGCCGGTAATATCGCCACGGCCGAAGCGGCTACCGCGCTTATCAAGGCTGGCGTGGATGCCGTCAAGGTGGGGATCGGTCCCGGTTCCATTTGTACGACGCGCGTGGTTGCCGGGGTCGGTGTCCCCCAGATCTCTGCCATTATGGATGTGGCCAAGGTCACTCACAAGGCCGGTATCCCCCTGATCGCCGACGGTGGCATCAAGTATTCCGGCGAAGTGCCCAAGGCCGTTGCCGCCGGGGCCGATGTCATCATGATCGGTTCCCTGTTTGCCGGGACCGAAGAATCCCCCGGTGAAACCATCCTCTATCAGGGCCGTACCTACAAGTCCTATCGCGGTATGGGCAGTCTCGGCGCCATGAAGCAGGGCAGCAAGGATCGGTATTTCCAGAGCGATGTGGAATCGGAAGTCAAACTGGTCCCCGAAGGCATCGAAGGTCGCGTGCCTTTCCGTGGCAGCCTGTCGGAAAATATCCATCAACTGCTCGGTGGTTTGCGCGCCGGCATGGGTTATACCGGTTGCGCGACTCTTAAAGAGTTGCAGACCAAGGCACGTTTTGTCCGTATAACCAACGCCGGTCTGCGGGAATCGCACGTGCATGACGTGGCCATTACCCATGAAGCGCCAAACTATCGCGTCGAGCGCGGTTTTTAAGGTTTTATAGTTGCTCTGAATCTGAATTGTTTTTAGGATGGCCCATGGAGACTGTTTTCCATGGGCACATTCTTTACCCCCATACCAGCTTTACGGAGTACCCATGTCCCAGGATATTCACGGCGAAAAGATACTGATTCTCGATTTCGGATCCCAATACACCCAGCTGATCGCCCGCCGCGTACGCGAGGCTCATGTCTATTGCGAGCTGCATCCTTTTGATATGGACCTTGACGCGATTCGCGCTTTCGGTCCCAAGGGGATCATTCTTTCCGGCGGCCCCAAATCCGTCTATGAAGAAGGTGCTCCGGTGGTCGAGGAGGCTTTGTTCGAATTGGGGATTCCTGTGCTGGGGATCTGTTACGGCATGCAGCTCATGTCCCGCCATTTCGGTGGGCGGGTGGTGCCGGCCGGCAAGCGCGAATACGGTCATGCGACGCTGCTGCCATGCGGTTCTCCGGGGCCGCTGTTCGACGAATTTTTCGTCGACGGCAAAAGCCCGGTATGGATGAGCCATGGTGACCATGTCGAACAGGTGCCCGATGGTTTCGAGGTCGTGGGCTGCAGCGAAAATGCCCCGGTGTGTGCCATTCAGGATATCGCACGGGATCTGTATGGCGTACAGTTTCACCCCGAAGTCAATCATACGCCTCGCGGCGAACAGCTGCTCGATACCTTCGTTCGGCAGATCTGCGGCTGCACCGGTCAGTGGACACCGGGACAGATTATCGAGGATGCCGTCGTGCGCATCCGCGAACAGGTCGGCAGCGAACGCGTCATCCTGGGGCTGTCCGGTGGGGTTGACTCATCGGTGGCCGCAGCCCTGATCCAACGTGCGATCGGTGATCAGCTGGTCTGCGTATTTGTCGACAACGGTCTGTTGCGTCTCGATGAGGGCGACCAGGTCATGCGTACCTTTGCCCAGAACATGGGGGTTAACGTGATTCGCGTCAATGCCCAGGATCGTTTCATGACGGCGCTCGCCGGTGAAAGCGACCCTGAGCGTAAGCGCAAGATTATCGGCAATCTGTTTGTGGAAATCTTCGAGGAGGAGTCGGCCAATATCGAGGATGCCACCTGGCTTGCCCAGGGGACCATCTATCCCGACGTTATCGAGTCGGCAGGCGCCAAGACCGGTAAGGCTCATAATATCAAGAGCCATCACAATGTCGGCGGTTTGCCCGAACATATGAAACTCAAACTTCTCGAGCCCCTGCGTGAGCTTTTCAAGGATGAGGTGCGAGCCATCGGCGAAGAGCTGGGTTTGCCGCATCCGATGGTCTATCGACACCCGTTCCCGGGCCCCGGTCTCGGGGTGCGCATCCTGGGCGAGGTCAAGCCGGAATACGCCGATATCCTGCGCCGTGCCGATGCCATCTATATCGAGGAACTTTATCGTACCGGCCATTACGACAAAATCAGCCAGGCTTTCGCCGTGTTCCTGCCGGTCAAGAGTGTCGGTGTTATGGGCGACGGCCGCACCTATGAATACGTCATTGCCCTGCGTGCCGTGGAAACCAAGGATTTCATGACCGCCGGCTGGTACCCTCTGCCCTATGCCGACATGGCGCATATCAGCGGGCGTATTATCAATGAAGTCAAAGGTGTCAACCGGGTCGTTTACGACATCTCCAGCAAGCCCCCCGCAACCATCGAGTGGGAATAGCCGTATGGCGGGCCATCAGCCGGGCAGGCCGGGGCGACCGCCCCGCAAGTATAGCCAGGCCGCGCGCCTGCATGACCTGATCCGCATTCTGGAGGTCCGCCACGGCAGCACCGCCGACGAGTTGGCTGAGGAGTGCGGCGTTACCCGCCGCACCATCTACCGTGATTTGCAGGCTATAGAAGATGCCGGTTATCCCCTGATCAAGGAGCCTTCAGGGGATGGCCGGATCCTTTACGGCTTTCTTACCGGTTTTTCCAAAATCCCCCCTATTACCTTTTCCCTGTCCGAATTAATGACCCTTTACCTATGTCGCGGGCAACTCGGCATGCTCGAGGGTACCCCTTTTCTGGATGATCTCGATGCCGTTTTCGGGCGCATCCGGGCCAGCCTGCCACCGCGCAGCGTCGCCCATCTGGAACGTCTCGCACAAGCTGTGACCCCGCGTTTCCAGGGAACCCGCGATTACCGTGGCAAGCGCGAGGTTCTCGAATCGTTGCGGCGGGCTCTGCTGTATCAGTATCGTTGTACTATTCGGTATGCGCCGGCACGTCGCAAGGCCGCCGAGTATCTATGCGATCCCTATACCCTGTTGTTTTTCAAAGAGTCGTTGTATGTGGTTGGCTATGCGCACAACCGCGGTGACCTGCGACGCTTTCTGGTGGATCGTATCGAAAGTGTCCGGGTCGGCGAGGAGCGCTTCGAGATTCCCGAGGATTTCCGCCTGGACGAAGAAGACCGGGAGGCCTTCGGCATGGTCGGCGAAAAACCGCAACCTATCCGGGTACGCTTTTTTTCCGAAGTGTCGCATCTGATTCGGGAACGCCAATGGCACCCCACTCAACAGCTTGAAGAACAGCCGGATGGTTCGCTGATTCTTTCTCTGCAGGCCGGCGGTCACAAGGAGATCCTTGCCTGGCTTTACTCCTTTTTGCCTCATCTCGAGGTGCTCGGCCCCGATACCTTGCGCCACGCCTTTGCGGCGGGGTTGCAGCAGGCTTTAGATGCGACATTGTGACTTGTGACTTAATCTGTCGCAGATGGGGAATATCCTTCCAAGGTAGACACATACTTTTCGGGAGGATAACGACATGCTGGTTTTATCTTTGGGCGAACAATCGGGGGAAACGGTATATCTTGATATCCATCATGCGGAATGGTGCCAGCGCTCGGGGACTCCCCGCTGGGCCCTGTCTGCGCTGCTTGGGGACGGGTGGTATGAAGGCGAGGTGCTGATCGAGTCGGGGGACCAGGTGCAGGTGACCTTTGCCGACGAATGGCTCGGCTGTTCGCGGATCGGCGAGTTTTTCGAGCGGGTCGATCGCGAAAGACTTCTGGCCGCCATCGGTAAAGCTTTGATGGGGCGTGGTCTGGCGGATGTGTCTGAGTTGCAAATTCCGCCCATGCTGTTCTCGTAGGGCCGCAGGCGGTGTAGACGTTGCATTTATGGCGCAGCTGAAGTAAAAAGGGAGGATATTTTTATTTCAGGAGCGTGTTTATGAAGATCATTGTCTTGGCTTCCACCAGCCCTTATCGGATGCAGTTGATGCGGCAACTCGGTCTGCCGTTTCATGTCGCAGCGCCTCAATATCAGGAACAGATCGATCAGGAAATCGCTCCGGAACTGCTGGTTAAACACCAGGCCGCCGGCAAGGCCAAAAGCCTGGCTCAGAAGTATCCCGATGCTCTGATCATCGGCTCGGACCAGGTTTTTGTGGACGCGTCCGGGAGAGTGCTTGGCAAGCCCGACAGCTTGGAGGGGGCGGTGCGCCAGCTTCGCGGCATGGCGGGCAAAAGTCACACCTTTTATACCGGGTTGTCCGTGTATGACAGCAACCGCGACGAGACTCTGACCGGTTTCGCGACCTATCGGGTGACTCTGCGCGCCTTGACGGAGCAGGAGATCCGCTGCTATCTGCAGCGGGAAAATCCTTTGGACTGTGCCGGATCCTTCAAGGTCGAAGGGTTGGGGATAGCTCTCATGCAGCGGCTTGAGGGGGATGATTATACAACGCTCATCGGCTTGCCTTTGATCAAGCTTGTCGATTTTCTCGGTCATTTCGGTGTCCGGGTGCTGGGCGATCAGGCGTGATCTTGACGGTCCGCGGCAGCGGTGCTAAAGTGTCGCGTTTTTATCCTCTCAATCCTGACGTTGTCCCTATAAATTATCACCATTGTTGACATGAGCGCGCTTTTCGATGGGCGTGTCGGCCATTCTTTTTGAGTACAGCCGGCAAGCCTGCCGATAGCGGTCGCTTCGGTTGGATATTGCATGGAAAAAGTGCCTTTTGTACACCTCCACGTTCACACCCAATACAGCCTTCTCGATGGCGCCATTCGCATAGGTGACCTGATCAAACGTGCCGAAGACTGCGGTATGCCGGCCGTCGCCATTACCGATCATGGCAATATGTTCGGTGCCGTCGAATTTTTCAGCAAACTCAAAAAAAGCTCCGTTAAGCCGATTGTCGGTTGCGAAGTCTATGTTGCGCCCGGTTCCCGGTTTGAGAAGAGCAATGTGCGTGGCGGCGACAAAGCCTACCATCTGGTGCTTTTGTGTCAGGATATCGAAGGATACCAGAATCTCTGCCGGATGGTTTCAGCCGGTTACCGCGAAGGTTTTTACTATAAGCCGCGTATCGACTGGGACCTGCTGCGTAAATACAATAAAGGCTTGATTGCGCTGACGGCCTGCCTGGGCGGGGAGCTTCCCTCGCTGTTGATGCAGGGCAAACACGAGCAGGCCGTGGCCCGCGCCCGTGATATGGCCGCCATATTCGATGAGAATCGTCTGTATCTCGAATTGCAGGAGAACTTCATCGCTGAGCAGAAGCCCGTCAATGAGGGTCTTATCGCTATCGGCAAAGAGTTGGGACTGCCCCTGGTTGCCACCAACGATTGTCATTATCTGACCCGCGAGTCCGCTGCCGCCCATGAAGTTTTGCTGTGCGTGCAGACCGGCAAGACCATGGATGATCCGGACCGCTTTCGGTTTTCCAATGACGAGTTCTATCTCAAAACGCCTGAAGAGATGGCCGAACTCTTTCATTATGCACCCGAGGCCCTGGCCAATACCGTTGCGATTGCCGATCGCTGTAACCTGGAACTCGATTTCGATACCTACCATTTTCCCCAGTACGAAAAACCGGCCGAAAAGACCCTCGATCAGGTGCTGGAAGAGGATTCCTGGCGCGGTCTGGAAGAGCGCCTGGCCGAAATCCGCAAGGTTCGTCCCGATTTTTCCGCCGAAGAGGAAAAAGTCTACCACGACCGGTTGGTACGGGAACTCGAATGTATCAACAGCATGGGGTTCCCGGGTTATTTCCTGATCGTGGCCGATTTTATCAACTGGGCCAAGGATAACGGGATCCCCGTCGGTCCCGGTCGCGGCAGTGCCGCCGGTTCGCTGGTAGCTTACGCCATTCGCATCACCGATATCGATCCCATTCCCTATAATCTGCTGTTTGAACGTTTTCTGAACCCCGAGCGCGTCTCGATGCCTGATATCGACGTCGATTTCTGCATCTACGGGCGGGAAGATGTTATCGAATACGTGCGGCAGAAGTACGGCGAGGAAAACGTCGCCCAGATTATCACCTTCGGTACCATGATGGCCAAGGGGGTGATCCGTGATGTGGGGCGGGCCCTCAATATGTCCTACGGCGATGTCGATCGAATCGCCAAGCTCGTACCCACGGTGCTCAATATCACCCTCAAGGAAGCCCTGGAACAGGAACCGCGTCTGCAGGAATTGCAGGACAAGGATCCCCAGGTCAAACAACTTCTCGATATCGCCCTTACGCTGGAAGGTCTGACCCGGCATGCGTCCACCCATGCCGCCGGCGTGGTGGTTACCCCCAAGCCGTTGTCCGAATATCTGCCGTTGTACACCGATCCGAAATCGGGCGGCCAGGTTACCCAGTTCCCCATGAAATACGTGGAGCAGATCGGGCTGGTCAAGTTCGACTTCCTCGGTTTGAAGACGCTGACCGTTATCGCCAACGCGGTACGGCTGATTCATGAGGGCAATGATCCGGAATTTGACCTGAAACTGGTGGGGGACGATGATCCCGATACCTATCGGTTGCTGTCGGCCGGTGAAACCACGGGCGTGTTTCAGCTCGAGTCTTCCGGTATGAAGGAACTGCTGGTCAAGCTCAAACCGAGTTGTTTCGAGGATATTATCGCCGTCTGCGCCCTTTATCGTCCGGGGCCGCTTGGATCGGGCATGGTCGACGATTTCATTCTGCGCAAACACGGCAAAAAGGAGATCACCTACGACTTTCCGCAACTCGAGCCGATTCTGAAAGACACCTATGGCGTTATCGTCTATCAGGAACAGGTCATGCTGATCGCCCAGGTGCTGGCACGCTATTCCCTGGGAGGCGCCGACTTGCTGCGCCGGGCCATGGGTAAGAAAAAACCCGAGGAGATGGCCAAGCAAAAAGAGATTTTCATGTCCGGCGCCCGGGAGAACGAACTCGATGTCAAAAAGGCCGAGGCGGTCTTCGATCTCATGGAAAAATTCGCCGCGTACGGTTTTAACAAATCGCATTCGGCGGCGTATGCCCTGGTCGCTTATCATACGGCGTATCTGAAGACCCATTATCC
This DNA window, taken from Syntrophotalea carbinolica DSM 2380, encodes the following:
- the guaB gene encoding IMP dehydrogenase — translated: MQAPSDIIEGLTFDDVLLIPAHSTVLPKEVDLTTQLTRNIRLNVPLLSAAMDTVTESRAAIGMAREGGMGIIHKNMTPEEQGLEVDQVKKSESGMIVDPITMEPEQKIYQALEVMEKYRISGVPITSKGKLVGILTNRDLRFETQLDQPIANVMTKENLVTVPPGTTLEEAKYHLHKHRIEKLLVVDAQYHLKGLITIKDIEKVRKYPFACKDDIGRLRVGAAVGVGADREERLEALVRAGVDVVILDTAHGHSQAVIDAVIDTRRAYPDLQLIAGNIATAEAATALIKAGVDAVKVGIGPGSICTTRVVAGVGVPQISAIMDVAKVTHKAGIPLIADGGIKYSGEVPKAVAAGADVIMIGSLFAGTEESPGETILYQGRTYKSYRGMGSLGAMKQGSKDRYFQSDVESEVKLVPEGIEGRVPFRGSLSENIHQLLGGLRAGMGYTGCATLKELQTKARFVRITNAGLRESHVHDVAITHEAPNYRVERGF
- the guaA gene encoding glutamine-hydrolyzing GMP synthase, coding for MSQDIHGEKILILDFGSQYTQLIARRVREAHVYCELHPFDMDLDAIRAFGPKGIILSGGPKSVYEEGAPVVEEALFELGIPVLGICYGMQLMSRHFGGRVVPAGKREYGHATLLPCGSPGPLFDEFFVDGKSPVWMSHGDHVEQVPDGFEVVGCSENAPVCAIQDIARDLYGVQFHPEVNHTPRGEQLLDTFVRQICGCTGQWTPGQIIEDAVVRIREQVGSERVILGLSGGVDSSVAAALIQRAIGDQLVCVFVDNGLLRLDEGDQVMRTFAQNMGVNVIRVNAQDRFMTALAGESDPERKRKIIGNLFVEIFEEESANIEDATWLAQGTIYPDVIESAGAKTGKAHNIKSHHNVGGLPEHMKLKLLEPLRELFKDEVRAIGEELGLPHPMVYRHPFPGPGLGVRILGEVKPEYADILRRADAIYIEELYRTGHYDKISQAFAVFLPVKSVGVMGDGRTYEYVIALRAVETKDFMTAGWYPLPYADMAHISGRIINEVKGVNRVVYDISSKPPATIEWE
- a CDS encoding helix-turn-helix transcriptional regulator, whose protein sequence is MAGHQPGRPGRPPRKYSQAARLHDLIRILEVRHGSTADELAEECGVTRRTIYRDLQAIEDAGYPLIKEPSGDGRILYGFLTGFSKIPPITFSLSELMTLYLCRGQLGMLEGTPFLDDLDAVFGRIRASLPPRSVAHLERLAQAVTPRFQGTRDYRGKREVLESLRRALLYQYRCTIRYAPARRKAAEYLCDPYTLLFFKESLYVVGYAHNRGDLRRFLVDRIESVRVGEERFEIPEDFRLDEEDREAFGMVGEKPQPIRVRFFSEVSHLIRERQWHPTQQLEEQPDGSLILSLQAGGHKEILAWLYSFLPHLEVLGPDTLRHAFAAGLQQALDATL
- a CDS encoding Maf family protein, yielding MKIIVLASTSPYRMQLMRQLGLPFHVAAPQYQEQIDQEIAPELLVKHQAAGKAKSLAQKYPDALIIGSDQVFVDASGRVLGKPDSLEGAVRQLRGMAGKSHTFYTGLSVYDSNRDETLTGFATYRVTLRALTEQEIRCYLQRENPLDCAGSFKVEGLGIALMQRLEGDDYTTLIGLPLIKLVDFLGHFGVRVLGDQA
- the dnaE gene encoding DNA polymerase III subunit alpha — its product is MEKVPFVHLHVHTQYSLLDGAIRIGDLIKRAEDCGMPAVAITDHGNMFGAVEFFSKLKKSSVKPIVGCEVYVAPGSRFEKSNVRGGDKAYHLVLLCQDIEGYQNLCRMVSAGYREGFYYKPRIDWDLLRKYNKGLIALTACLGGELPSLLMQGKHEQAVARARDMAAIFDENRLYLELQENFIAEQKPVNEGLIAIGKELGLPLVATNDCHYLTRESAAAHEVLLCVQTGKTMDDPDRFRFSNDEFYLKTPEEMAELFHYAPEALANTVAIADRCNLELDFDTYHFPQYEKPAEKTLDQVLEEDSWRGLEERLAEIRKVRPDFSAEEEKVYHDRLVRELECINSMGFPGYFLIVADFINWAKDNGIPVGPGRGSAAGSLVAYAIRITDIDPIPYNLLFERFLNPERVSMPDIDVDFCIYGREDVIEYVRQKYGEENVAQIITFGTMMAKGVIRDVGRALNMSYGDVDRIAKLVPTVLNITLKEALEQEPRLQELQDKDPQVKQLLDIALTLEGLTRHASTHAAGVVVTPKPLSEYLPLYTDPKSGGQVTQFPMKYVEQIGLVKFDFLGLKTLTVIANAVRLIHEGNDPEFDLKLVGDDDPDTYRLLSAGETTGVFQLESSGMKELLVKLKPSCFEDIIAVCALYRPGPLGSGMVDDFILRKHGKKEITYDFPQLEPILKDTYGVIVYQEQVMLIAQVLARYSLGGADLLRRAMGKKKPEEMAKQKEIFMSGARENELDVKKAEAVFDLMEKFAAYGFNKSHSAAYALVAYHTAYLKTHYPVEFMAALLTEDMENTEKVIKNINEVRSMGIEVLPPDINASSSSFTVHDNAIRFGLGAVKGVGGAAIDAILEVRQEQPFTTLHEFCERVDLRKVNKKVVEALIKCGAFDSLGGHRAQYLVVLEEAMEIGQKVQREKAEGQASLFGTDEIVSQRGTSYGVLPEMEEWSDKVKLGFEKESLGFYITGHPLGRYQEVIRRFANCTTADVAERADKEEVRLCGMVSGIKDLVTKKGERMAFVTLEDLSGFVEMVVFPDIYRDASDSLHSDQPLLVTGTVEVAEETRKLMPKEILPLAEVSRKETKRVHFRFQVPGLVDDQLHRLKEIIMRHRGACPVLMHLVIPHRSETVLRLPESLKIAPTDEMMEDTERLFGYNVITFE